In Thermoplasmata archaeon, the genomic stretch TCTCGTGGGTACGGTTTGGGGCGGGGAAATCGGTCCGGGAATGGTGCACCCGTCTCACCAAGGAGCAGAAGGAACTCCTCGCCACCCTCGGAGCGAGCGAGTATCTACCTGCTACCTAAATCCGCGGGAAGGCAGGTCAGAAGGCCGCACACGCGAGCCTGGAGCGGCTTGGGCTCTCCTACATCGACCTCTATCTCATCCACTCGCCTCGGGCGAACTCTCCCCAGGATCGAATCGATTCTTGGAGAGGACTGGAGAAGCTCCAACGCGAAGGGGTTTGCAGAGCCATCGGCGTGAGCAACTACGCCGTTCGGCACCTCGAAGAGCTCGCGGCGAGCTCGAAAACGGTGCCGGCGGTGAACCAGGTCGAGTTCCATCCGTTCGTCTACGATCCGGAGCTCGCTGGCTATTGCGAGCGCCGAGGAATCCGGCTGGAAGCGTGGGCCCCGCTGACCCGCGGACTTCGATTCGGGGACCCTACGGTGTCCAGCATCGCCCAGGCGCACGGCCGCACTCCGGCGCAGATCCTGCTTCGATGGGGGGTCGAACACGGGTTCATCGTCCTCCCGAAGTCGGTGCATCGAGAGCGGATCACGGAGAACGCGCGGATCTTCGACTTCTCCCTCACCCGGGACGAAGTCACGAGGCTCGACGGGCTCCGGGGCGGCGGTGGCGTCAGTCGGATGAACCCAGCGCAGATTCCCTGATGGGCATCGCGACTCTAGCGTCCAGATGGAGGGTCGAGAGCCTTCCGGATCGCGAGTTCGGATCGCACCGCGTGCTCGAAGGCATTCCTAGACTTCGACACGGTCTCCTGAATGCAGCTTCTCTGCTTCGTCACTCCTATGGGTTGCGAGTCACGCTAACCGGGCACCGCAGCTACCGCAGAACTTCACGCCGGGCTCCGCCTCCTTCCCGCAGCTAGCGCACACGCGCTTGGAGGAGAGGGGTTTGCCACAGTTCCCACAGAACTTGCGGTCCGGAGAGTTCGGAGCTTGGCACGACGGGCACGCCAACGCGACGGGAGTGGCGCGACTCGGGGCGGCGGGGACCGGGGGCGTTCCAGCGCTCGTTCCCCTCGCGACGGTCCCTCTCCCGGCTTGGGCCCGTTCCATCGCCTGCGCCATCTGGGCCGAGATCTTGGCTTGCATTTCGGGTGGCATGTTTGCGAGCGCTCGGCGCTGCATCTCCTGAACCGCGGTTAGCTGATCCACCGCCGACAGAGCAGCAACCGGCTCGAAGGATAGCGCCTGGACGCGGAGGCCGGCCTGCGCGGCCCCCGAGCGAACGGCTGTTTCGAGAAGGGTGCCCGTCCCCGTCAGCTCTCCCAGCTCGTGGGAGGCAACGGTCTGTTCCAGGGCCGCTCCGAGGATCTTGGCGATCTCCGTCCCTCCCTCGGCGGCCGAGAGCCCGCGTGGCCGCGAGCCCACCTTCGCGAGAAACTCGGGTAGCGCGCCGATCGAGACCGTTACGCTTCCACGAACGGCAACGCTCTCCCCGGAACGGGTATGGGTCGATCGGTTCAGCGACGTTCGGATTTCCTGGGTCGATGCGAAGACCGGCGTGGCGTCGATCGCGGATCTCGCGAATCCGGCGGCCAACGGTCGGGATTCGGCGGCGGCTCGAGGAGCGCCCTCTCGCGATAGGAGG encodes the following:
- a CDS encoding aldo/keto reductase, translating into MRGKAGQKAAHASLERLGLSYIDLYLIHSPRANSPQDRIDSWRGLEKLQREGVCRAIGVSNYAVRHLEELAASSKTVPAVNQVEFHPFVYDPELAGYCERRGIRLEAWAPLTRGLRFGDPTVSSIAQAHGRTPAQILLRWGVEHGFIVLPKSVHRERITENARIFDFSLTRDEVTRLDGLRGGGGVSRMNPAQIP
- a CDS encoding zinc-ribbon domain-containing protein, which encodes MPWHWGLGFVGPLSIRSFFGVGGDENPGFSGFPASKTQIVEAAREALQEAEADMADVGWLSGNLPDGTFRDMGEVFTALMPVIACRGQDASALVTALPMTAVASGTRMVVGTDQSAVLVGSDGRPLDSFGPGEHLLSREGAPRAAAESRPLAAGFARSAIDATPVFASTQEIRTSLNRSTHTRSGESVAVRGSVTVSIGALPEFLAKVGSRPRGLSAAEGGTEIAKILGAALEQTVASHELGELTGTGTLLETAVRSGAAQAGLRVQALSFEPVAALSAVDQLTAVQEMQRRALANMPPEMQAKISAQMAQAMERAQAGRGTVARGTSAGTPPVPAAPSRATPVALACPSCQAPNSPDRKFCGNCGKPLSSKRVCASCGKEAEPGVKFCGSCGARLA